From a region of the Besnoitia besnoiti strain Bb-Ger1 chromosome I, whole genome shotgun sequence genome:
- a CDS encoding hypothetical protein (encoded by transcript BESB_000510) gives MSRFAGSRLRGDGDKGEHEDGDAERRGETDCAPPRLSGDAQPAFAFSAPSAHSNGSIKRENVSGMMEPTTCVSSVTDGREDLTRGEGAYAAADTPAECGSARLRDAEDDMDVVMTEAFADAPLICGAPGSPRDSGPLPVDAGGARDAGSFALSAHDAASPDDSASASAALRGEGEEASAAEPDAHAAPAQSAEEAEEGGRSVSSFFFQHLRTAAAGREEGRCASELEGSAASDAMDAGAAAEERHADGGAPVALGRGDAACETACGEFAARAKEDAQAPSGEGEEASATAGVESAPRDASPHAQEVPVAGANDGAPPPPASASCTAADAEEDMGGGGEASAESSLASRRGSRSERKVRGRRSSEKREEDREEEEEERRRRPEEEEAELLRYHSDIPEDVREGRWCTKAATHYMHLKVLIYLHFLVYLDRGFVRSASANEDGQEEDLSPPHPSINADSPFLFDLADPLRPSFSTLSLLDLFNSMLARYGGRSQLSLSKSTPQCRLRPSHAFAHCQEFPLRAFHCLEMRAFASHPRSRLASLSRILSVCPFLASGNLPFAVGIVAKHPLCGFPSPEGEGTAHLSPQLHRVQPLPLLSLLAWHFACASASSAVLFRAPLHGLAIGCVCLCRYGAAAVEGVCAFLTCDAGFLHYVRCHFLRDCLKAARDEEEERRRREQGDEVSTEEEDDDRHRGEGRRRSEKRRRSSSGVASREDEGEEQCDSSVFSSLSSSSSSEDEGSCAASPTSSPPPFSAFPPIDSPLFPALPVSPEPQPRGRALGGRRAPVVCELLHASDPVKCCCRLARAAEDDDGGKARKRRGGRQGSGSSGVARALPLLQSAFECEDLHLPPPLPASFRRYVPPQCFPTLPASVSRGEEGEEASGASARRVGGDDEAAALTIALSFTTRDLLRRSYTVYDFFVTAFSEGLPAFFRNDCPLSCVSSSSFHDWCYRLPRPSLSPGLLPTFLPSPITAGGAAQRAEAGDRAHDLDALEHDDAAAAPDQGTYLARHTSFEGGCMVNFMLPGETPASILFCHLLDAFAGIAAASLCRGLHPEFASATTNVYHIVKVLELFIFARSGSLDRLPPHVTCALPRRWKHLLDFTPLEKAPARVGSRGGARAAPPREAQREVDGRRGGTAGADGGASFEGAGEARTTQGDEEGRQPRDAHAEEARDGRKDGEHGEQEPGAETFTPEERREFPGGEEEEETAASVNDRRSADAATERRGEVAGAEEAEEENGEPPLLSLPLVMAHLLFTIHHPASQELFLRLLGSNSASGSPISAACFHALLSGLQWPVLLSTSLREASCQTRVDALLRAENLLRLEQKVLARRRRGAARVRERARSRSASRRAWSPAFSPTFLLASSSSSSSSRRLASSPSTLSPSASSFFSLSPLQRRAADAPRLANSSRDDRALPLTPLSFASLASSPVASSSSLPPPRASAAPARAVSPSPRWRSTRLAGSGRRAASDGGPCTCASPYPAFQPQGPRECCRRCGLYFDGFFSKRALAGEPETAGEPERDSRRETAARDDLRRRIPSLYSVASSPSSASSGAAAASASCGLAGAAQSSVDADGPPPRERSGGDASAGAARRSAAPPLLGWRVFRCGTRAWRRRLLTLFVVAGREFQSLKASWTSRQRRRGGGSLASAHFACAEKRGKSDADSARGKDEGEEDFLTAAALRFPAWLWCAQDDRGGHLNPPEDGGAPPTSPRASRLGSAAHSRSHSRRRRGKGAKKVASVGSARHDGGASGDGSDATPSRWLRAPRKHHRRRSASPSLPSSAPDVASSAAAATLPPACEAGREKAALFHPLLGSAPTASSLSGSSGESLSSEGRHLTALPLVSRSQGALEDKEREAEMEGGSEAAAASSSSAACSAAALSPPGACGGGSRPHSSSLCLPLPEAAQGGRARSAAASHAPPGLPQRPHGLHVASRKAAPKIHVLQSSRCQYRQNAHSLAALAARGFFLFGTLGLTPQQLQHRHAVRRLHLEFPYLFLSDDEAGPTRARRDRARAAQDESFSGAEDARGSPRRRHSSAAESEEAEAVEATQFVPVHDEARDAKLPLHFALWREFVERRQKLERRRRRERLRREKEMRREEEEIAARKKKKAQKKTKHEGREGTRSRAHHAAARAQLAQGDAEGQRADDAPAARAEDGEDEEAHASADDEESNAPCGLAAEPAWLRENEAVRAGDAAARKEKKAPHPLVFLGLHDGLDVLLQRILEGSYKHPNCRPPGCVGIHAYTPGMSEAQFQTWLQQKLQERVSGMEEVYGDSELNMALQKRLLEATFVQSRVVSLLFKSILRGSSRESGVTLLSAILYHAHSGRALAPFRDEIAAACLPHFAEYCELLYIALAKPPHRHAPGGAVQRRLGYRVVDLMELFRSVIELAPVAALAEVPLHFWKRLTDCFFVYTKNTIFMSKCLPVFKKVADHGSNELQRLVFVHCRLLKRLDVAVSSFRKRLHTKANTKDGLGAIMDLLVHLNHFYRTSAESLEFSEDFPGLSSSSSSSVPSTPTPTHHSTSFFSSGALLHASAFSSSLLSSPSTTPALGASSASPLSPSAFQSPAALSSPAYPPPPILALHPVPPMMDDSVVLSPPPSMMRIAAAANFAGLLPASPALDSPRHPPRSFLCRAKDRIAPQAETYALAQKALSPSAASSRVSPLASASSASFEGTADADRLSAAGGAGGEGDAERPAPLSPEAPASLNGSDLLALPKAGGGAGVGGRMAPESAFGSLLLPSPPSPSSSPLLAASCSARLQQSASLSPGSVPLSPSSSAAAGFSSFPAWLFSSLAAQPSFVSLCSCSSCREAAGATLGMAIPPVPHVHCSSCSSCHHSARSDSRAARAEDRADASGGERSLGGGSAHDRDPGEGPASPEARCHAASQAIGVSLNDAEGRDEAGQGGDAREHLDARDPCPPSPAAADAVAPLPVSPGGRAATATVADESLAGAEEGGADARSAFSSPTPPTAAGAPADRGRGAEALEARDDLRALLERERDKLVVDLDARGLSPVSASPRFASPLASLSPCTDRSPERVARMRKGGPEKGDRRDEGDAAPAAARATPSFFSPVPSEGALLAAAPDGAGEAADAELEMAVFSPEASLPEAAPPRRQPAQGASSSSSFSAECPVVASGFVASPPAVFASPVAFLSPVSSPLSPVNRGGGALAAAVAAARGGETAVGLDEMERDVTMEEEERGEGHAVGAHGAGAGPCDCAETEGAARRQDCGDPHEAVSCESKNSPSRVSSILARAVAAAVSAAGAPRKSPPRPDSRGDEGPPGEASGKRHGSGEAEAVQRETFGAPDGGEESSQRGGDKRHTCCADELCSAGSSAASQSTADVDVAMGSEELRHASDLSSLAASEGPKAVDASSSAAFHLPTSIHAFSPSSPSSRPSSASSCSGAELCLPPRLPLGAGSLRGATSGLILPAKETGGESVSAGSEAADAGVCSCPHSRSATRCCCYDISPPFFFTTASASSPYTSPASFQPFLLPPANLLYALSLPAASALDGGGGSPVAASSAAALSGLPGAASFSPILAPALAGLLACPGFALHAAGGHGRDGESEDSGKSFLTQLLLTSKKWRRISKFVSVQTRGPSMDITNPSNFMPVEEARRVKEERKRQEKLQQHSEGRHRKSRSEKKHRRREEQRLMWQDQREVHQNSRPEPGVLRDDLDAFQHGGRHHRRHHHKGLEK, from the exons ATGTCACGTTTCGCGGGCAGTCGACTGCGGGGCGATGGCGACAAGGGCGAgcacgaagacggcgacgcagagcgaagaggcgaaacagactgcgcgccgccgcgcctgagcggagacgcgcagccggccttcgccttctccgcgccttccgcccaCAGCAACGGCTCCATCAAGCGCGAAAATGTCAGCGGCATGATGGAGCCGACCACCTGCGTATCGTCCGTGACAGACGGAAGGGAAGACctcacgcgcggcgagggcgcctaCGCCGCGGCTGATACCCCCGCGGAGTGCGGCtcagcgcgcctccgcgacgccgaggacgatATGGATGTCGTCATGACTGAGGccttcgcggacgcgccgctgaTCTGTGGCGCGCCAGGCTCGCCGAGAGACTCTGGGCCTCTTCCCgtggacgccggcggcgcgcgagatgcTGGCTCGTTTGCTCTGTCTGCTCACGATGCGGCCTCGCCTGATGactccgcctctgcctccgcggcgctccgcggagagggggaggaggccagcgcggcggagcccgacgcgcatgcggcgcccgcgcagagcgcagaggaggcggaagaaggcgggcgTTCAGtgtcgtctttcttcttccagcACCTTcggactgccgcggcgggtcgggaggaaggccgctgcgcgagcgaactcgaaggctccgcggcgagcgacgcgatGGAtgcgggcgctgccgcggaggagaggcacGCGGACGGGGGCGCGCCGGTGGCTTtggggagaggagacgcggcgtgCGAGACTGCTTGCGGCGAATTtgcagcgagagcgaaagaggatgcgcaggcgccgagcggggagggagaggaggcgagtgcgacggcgggcgtcgagtctgcgccgcgtgacgcttcgccgcacgcgcaggaGGTTCCTGTCGCAGGGGCAAATGatggcgcgccgccgcctccagcgtctgcgtcttgcacggcggcggacgcggaggaggatatgggcgggggcggcgaggcctccgcagagtcctcgctggcgtctcgccgcgggAGCCGAAGCGAGCGTAAGGTGCGAGGCCGGCGctcgagcgagaagcgggAGGAGGatcgcgaagaagaggaggaagagaggcgcaggcggccggaggaagaagaggcggagctgctgcggTACCACAGCGACATTCCCGAAGACGTTCGCGAGGGGAGGTGGTGTacgaaggccgcgacgcacTACATGCATCTGAAAGTTTTGATTTACCTGCACTTCCTCGTCTACCTTGACCGCGGCTTTGTGCGGAGTGCCTCCGCCAACGAGGACGGTCAGGAAGAAGacctctcgccgccgcacccgAGCATCAACGCGGATTCGCCCTTTCTCTTCGACCTCGCGGATCCTCTCCGGCCTTCCTTCTCCACGCTCTCTCTTCTAGACCTCTTCAACTCCATGCTCGCTCGGTACGGAGGCAGGTCGCAACTCTCGCTGTCAAAGTCGACCCCACAgtgtcgtcttcgtccttctcACGCTTTCGCGCACTGCCAGGAGTTCCCCTTGCGTGCCTTTCACTGTTTGGAGATgcgcgcgttcgcgtcgcATCCGCGGTCTCgccttgcctctctctctcgcataCTCTCTGTCTGTCCCTTTCTCGCGTCTGGAAACTTGCCCTTTGCGGTAGGAATCGTCGCCAAACACCCCTTATGTGGATTCCCGTCTCCGGAGGGTGAAGGAACTGCGCACTTGTCTCCACAGCTGCATCGCGTccagcctctgcctctgctttctcttcttgcgTGGCatttcgcctgcgcgtctgcgtcttccgctgtgcttttccgcgcgccgctccacgGGCTCGCGATCggctgtgtgtgtctctgcaggtatggcgccgccgccgtggaggGCGTGTGCGCGTTTCTGACCTGTGACGCGGGTTTCCTCCACTACGTCCGCTGCCATTTCCTGCGAGACTGCCTgaaggcagcgcgagacgaagaggaggagcgccgccggcgcgagcagggcgacgaagTCTCCACGGAGGAAGAGGATGACGACCGACACCGcggcgaggggcggcggcgcagcgagaagcgccgccgatCCTCGTCGggcgtcgcgtcgcgcgaagacgagggagaagaacaGTGCGACTCGTcggtcttctcctcgctgtcgtcgtcgtcttcctctgaagacgagggcagctgcgcggcatcgcccacctcgtcgccgccgccgttctCCGCGTTTCCACCGATCGACTCTCCGCTCTTCCCCGCGCTGCCCGTCTCGccagagccgcagccgcgagggcgggcgttgggcggacggcgcgcgccggtcgTCTGCGAGCTGCTCCACGCCTCAGACCCCGTGAagtgctgctgccgcctcgcgcgcgcagcggaagacgacgacggcgggaaggccaggaagcggcgcggcggccgccagggctccggcagcagcggggttgcgagggcgctgccgctgctgcagagcgccTTCGAGTGCGAAGACCTgcatctgccgccgccgctgccggcctcTTTTCGGCGCTACGTGCCGCCGCAGTGCTTTCCGACActgcctgcgtctgtctcgcgcggcgaggagggggaggaggcgagcggcgcgtccgcgcggcgcgtggggggggacgacgaggctgcggcgctgacgATCGCGTTGAGTTTCACGACGCGGGATCTCTTGCGGCGCTCGTACACGGTCTACGACTTTTTCGTGACGGCCTTCTCAGAGGGCCTgcctgccttcttccgcAACGACTGCCCGCTCTcgtgcgtctcctcctcctcgttccACGACTGGTGCTaccggctgccgcgcccttCACTCTCTCCCGGCCTCCTGCCCACGTTCCTGCCCAGTCCCATcaccgccggcggcgccgcgcagcgagccgaggcGGGGGACAGGGCACACGACTTGGATGCGCTGGagcacgacgacgcggcggcggcgcctgatCAGGGAACGTATTTGGCGCGGCACACGTCGTTCGAGGGCGGCTGCATGGTGAACTTCATGCTGCCgggggagacgccggcgtcgaTTCTCTTTTGTCACCTGCTGGACGCGTTCGCGGggatcgccgccgcgagtctgtgccgcggcctgcatccggagttcgcctccgcgaccaCCAACGTATACCATATCGTGAAGGTTCTCGAACTCTTCATCTTTGCGCGCTCGGGCTCCCTCgaccgcctccccccccatGTGACCTGCGCGCTGCCCAGGCGCTGGAAACACTTGCTCGACTTCACGCCCCTCGAAAAAGCCCCGGCGCGCGTGGGctccagaggcggcgcgcgggcggcgccgccgcgcgaagcgcagagagaggtcgacgggcgccgcgggggcactgctggcgcagacggaggcgcgagcttcgagggcgcgggcgaggcgcgcacgacgcagggcgacgaagaggggcgacagccgcgcgacgcgcacgccgaggaggcgcgcgacgggcgaAAAGACGGGGAGCATGGCGAGCAGGAGCCAGGTGCCGAGACCTTCACGCCAGAGGAGCGACGGGAGTTCcctggaggcgaggaggaagaagaaacggcGGCCTCTGTGAACGACAGAAggagcgcggacgcggcgacggagaggcgcggcgaagtcgcgggcgccgaggaggcggaagaagaaaacggcgaaccgcctctcctctcgctgccgctcgtCATGGCGCACCTGCTTTTCACGATCCATCACCCCGCCAGCCAGGAGCtcttccttcgtctcctcg GGAGCAACAGCGCGAGCGGGAGTCCGATCTCGGCGGCGTGTTTCCACGCGTTGCTCTCGGGGCTGCAATGGCCGGTGCTGCTGTCGacgtcgctgcgcgaggctTCCTGTCAGACGCGCGTGGATGCGCTGCTCCGCGCGGAGAATCTGCTGCGCTTGGAGCAGAaagtcctcgcgcgccggcggaggggcgccgcgcgcgtgcgggagagggcgcgcagccgctcagCGTCGCGACGCGCGTGGAGTCCCGCGTTCTCGCCGACGTTTTTGctggcctcctcgtcctcttcctcctcttcgcggcgcctcgcctcgtctccgtcgacgctctcgccgtctgcctcgtccttcttctccctctcgccgctgcagcgccgcgcagccgacgcgccgcggctcgctaACTCTAGCCGCGACGACCGCGCCCTGCCGCTCACGccgctctccttcgcctccctggcctcgtcgcccgtcgcctcctcctcctcgctgcccccgcccagggcctccgccgcgcccgcgcgtgccgtctcgccctccccgcgctggcgctcgacgcggctcgccggtagcgggcgccgcgcggcctccgacGGCGGTCCGTGcacctgcgcgtctccctaCCCCGCCTTCCAGCCCCAGGGACCGCGCGAGTGCTGCcgacgctgcggcctctACTTTGACGGATTCTTCTCCAAACGCGCTCTTGCAGGCGAGCCAGAGACGGCTGGAGAGCCCGAGAGGGACTCTCGGCGAGAGACGGCCGCACGCGAcgacctgcgccggcgcatcCCCTCCCTCTACTCCGTCGCTTCCTCAccctcctcggcctcctcaggcgccgccgccgcctcggcgtcctgcggcctcgcaggcgctgcgcagagctCAGTCGACGCGGAcggccccccgccgcgcgagaggagtggcggcgacgcgtctgcgggcgccgcgcgtcggtcggcggcgccgccgctgttgGGCTGGCGAGTGTTTCGCTGTGggacgcgcgcgtggcgtAGGCGTCTGCTCACGCTGTTTGTCGTCGCGGGGAGGGAGTTCCAGAGCTTGAAGGCCTCGTGGACGtctcgccagcggcgccgggggggcggcagcctcgcgtccgcgcacTTTGCGTGCGCCGAGAAACGCGGCAAAAGCGACGCCGACAGCGCGCGAGGaaaagacgaaggcgaagaggacttcctcacggctgcggcgctccgctTCCCGGCCTGGCTGTGGTGCGCGCAAGACGATCGCGGCGGGCATCTGAACCCGCCAGaagacggaggcgcgccgccgacgtcgccacgcgcctcgcgcctgggctccgccgcgcactcGCGGTCGCAcagccgacggcgaagaggaaaaggcgCGAAGAAAGTGGCGAGCgtcggcagcgcgcgacatgacggcggcgcgagtgGCGACGGATCGGACGCGACGCCTTCCAG GTGGCTGAGAGCTCCGCGCAAGCACCACAGGcgtcgctccgcgtcgccctctcttccgtcttccgcgccggaTGTCGCGTCgagtgcagcggcggcgacgttgccgcctgcctgcgaagccgggcgagagaaggcggcgctgtTCCACCCGCTGTTGGgctccgcgccgaccgcgtcgtctctctccggcTCGTCTGGCGAGTCGCTGTCGAGCGAGGGGCGCCACTTGactgcgctgccgctcgtCTCGCGGTCGCAAGGCGCGCTCGAGGAcaaggagcgcgaggcggaaatggagggaggcagcgaggctgcggcggcgtcaagctcctcggcggcgtgttctgcggcggcgctgagtccgccgggcgcgtgcggcggaggTTCGCGGCCTCACTCGTCGAGTCTCTGTCTGCCGCTGCCTgaggctgcgcagggcggacgcgcgcgctcggccgcggcgtcgcatgcgccgccaGGGCTCCCTCAGCGCCCCCACGGCCTCCACGTGGcgtcgcggaaggcggcgccgaagatCCACGTGCTGCAGTCGTCGCGGTGTCAGTACAGACAGAACGCGcactcgctcgcggcgctcgccgcgcgcggcttcttcctcttcgggACGCTCGGActgacgccgcagcagctgcagcaccgcCACGcggtgcgccgcctccacctgGAGTTCCCGTATCTCTTTCTCTCCGACGACGAAGCGGGGCctacgcgcgcgcgccgcgaccgcgcgcgagcggcgcaggacgAGTCGTtcagcggcgcagaagacgcgcgaggaagcccgcggcggaggcacagctccgctgcggagagcgaggaagccgaggcgGTGGAGGCGACTCAGTTCGTCCCGGTgcacgacgaggcgcgcgacgcgaagctgccgctgcactTTGCACTTTGGCGGGAGTTCGTGGAGCGCCGGCAGAAGctggagcgacgccgacgccgcgagcgcctcaggcgcgagaaagagatgcgccgcgaggaggaagagatcgctgcgcggaagaagaaaaaggcgcagaagaaaacaaaaCACGAAGGCCGAGAGGGCACGCGCAGTCGCGCTCATCACGCAGCCGCCAgagcgcagctcgcgcaaGGTGACGCGGAGGGACAGcgagcagacgacgcgccggcggctcgcgcggaggacggcgaagacgaggaggcgcacgccAGCGCCGACGATGAGGAATCCAACGCGCCCTGCGgtctcgccgcggagcccgcgtGGTTGCGCGAGAACGAGGCcgtgcgcgcgggcgacgcggctgcgcggaaggagaagaaagcaccGCATCCGCTCGTTTTCCTCGGTTTGCACGACGGCCTGgacgtgctgctgcagcgcatcTTGGAGGGGAGCTACAAACACCCGAACTGCCGCCCGCCAGGCTGCGTGGGCATCCACGCCTATACTCCGGGAATGAGCGAGGCGCAGTTTCAG AcctggctgcagcagaagctcCAGGAGCGCGTCTCTGGGATGGAGGAAGTAtacggagacagcgagttGAACatggcgctgcagaagcgcctccTGGAGGCCACCTTCGTGCAGTCGCGagtcgtctctcttctcttcaaGTCGAttctccgcggcagctcgcGGGAGAGCGGCGTCACGCTCCTCTCCGCGATCCTCTACCACGCGCACTCcggtcgcgccctcgcgcccttccGCGACGAaatcgctgccgcctgcctccctcATTTCGCCGAATACTGCGAACTGCTCTACATCGCGCTCGCCAA gccgccgcatCGCCacgcgcccggcggcgccgtccaGCGGCGGCTGGGCTACCGCGTCGTGGATCTGATGGAGCTGTTCAGAAGCGTCATCGAGCTCGCGCCTGTTGCCGCCTTGGCTGAAGTCCCGTTGCACTTCTGGAAGCGCCTCACGgactgcttcttcgtctACACGAAAAACACCATCTTCATGAGCAAGTGCCTGCCTGTCTTCAAAAAA GTGGCTGACCACGGCAGCAacgagctgcagcgtctgGTTTTTGTGCACTGCCGGCTGCTGAAGCGTCTCGACGTCGCAGTTTCGTCATTTCGAAAGCGCCTGCACACCAAGGCGAACACGAAAG ACGGTTTGGGCGCGATCATGGATCTCCTGGTGCACCTGAACCACTTTTACCGGACGTCGGCTGAGAGTCTGGAGTTCAGCGAAGACTTTCCTGGtttgtcgtcttcctcttcgtcgtcagTGCCGTctacgccgacgccgacgcaccACAGCacttcttttttctcctcgggtgcgctgctgcacgcctcggccttctcttcttcgctgctgtcCTCTCCCTCCACCACtccggcgctcggcgcctccagcgcctcgccgctctcgccgtcggcgttccagtcgcccgccgcgctctcctctcccgcgtatccgccgccgccgatcCTCGCGCTGCACCCGGTGCCTCCCATGATGGACGACTCCGTCGtgctctctccgcctccctcgaTGATGCGgatcgccgcggcggctaacttcgcggggctgctgcctgcctcgccggcgctggaCAGCCCGCGGCACCCGCCACGGTCGTTCCTCTGCAGGGCGAAGGATCGCatcgcgccgcaggcggagacctACGCGCTGGCTCAAaaggcgctgtcgccctcagccgcctcgtcgcgcgtgtcgccactcgcctccgcttcttcggcgtcgttCGAAGGGACTGCGGACGCGGACAGGCTGTCTGCCGccggaggggcggggggcgagggcgacgccgagcgaccggcgcccctctccccagaggcgcccgcgagcctcAACGGCTCAGACCTGCTCGCGCTGCCCAAGGCtgggggaggcgcgggagtCGGCGGGCGGATGGCGCCCGAGTCGGCTTTCGGATCTCTGCtgttgccgtcgccgccgtcgccctcgtcgtcgcctctcctcgccgcgtcgtgctcagcgcggctgcagcagagtgCGAGTCTGAGCCCAGGCAGcgtgccgctctcgccgagctcctcggcggccgcgggatTCTCCTCCTTCCCCGCGTGGCTCTTCTCCagtctcgcggcgcagccgagcttcgtctcgctctgctcgtgcagctcctgcagagaggccgccggcgcgacgctTGGCATGGCGATTCCGCCGGTGCCTCACGTgcactgcagcagctgctcgagcTGTCACcacagcgcgcggagcgactcccgcgccgccagagccgaagaccgcgccgacgccagcggcggggagcggagcctcggcggcggcagcgcccacGACCGCGACCCTGGCGAGGGACCCGCCAGCCCCGAGGCGCGGTGCCACGCTGCCTCTCAGGCGATCGGCGTTTCGCtgaacgacgcagagggccgcgacgaagcaggacaaggcggagacgcccgcgaaCACCTAGATGCGCGCGACCCCtgtccgccgtcgcccgcggccgccgacgccgtaGCGCCTCTTCCCGTGTCCCCCGGCGGGAGGGCGGCAACGGCGACGGTTGCGGACGAgtctctcgccggcgcggaggagggcggcgcggacgcgcggtcggcgttttcttcgccgaCCCCGCCgacggctgcaggcgccccgGCGGACaggggtcgcggcgccgaggctctcgaggcgcgcgacgacctGCGGGCGTTGCttgagagggagagagacaagcTTGTCGTAGacctcgacgcgcgcggcctgagtccggtctccgcgtcgccgcggttcgcctcgcctctcgccagTCTGTCGCCGTGCACCGATCGCTCGCCtgagcgcgtcgcgcgcatgcggaagGGGGGACCAGAAAAAGGCGACAGacgagacgagggcgacgcggcgcccgccgccgcgcgcgcgacgccgagcttCTTCTCCCCCGTCCCCAGCGAGGGTGCGttgctcgctgcggcgccagacggcgctggcgaagcggcggacgccgagctCGAGATGGCAGTCTTCTCGCCCGAAGCGAGTCTCcccgaggcagcgccgccgcggcggcagcctgcgcagggggcatcctcctcgtcttccttctctgcggagTGCCCTGTCGTCGCTTCTGGGTTTgtggcctcgccgcccgcagtcttcgcgtcgcccgtcgccttcctctcacCAGTgtcctctccgctgtcgcccgtgaatcgcggcggcggcgcactggctgccgcggtcgcggcggcgcgcggcggtgaGACCGCGGTCGGGCTCGATGAGATGGAGCGGGACGTGACGATggaggaagaggaacgaggcgaaggccacgCCGTGGGAGCgcacggcgcgggcgcagggccGTGCGactgcgcggagacagagggagcggcgcggagacaggactGTGGAGATCCGCACGAAGCGGTGAGCTGCGAGTCAAAAAACTCCCCctcccgcgtctcctcgatCCTTGCGAGagctgtcgccgcggcagtctccgccgccggcgcgccgcggaagagcccgcctcgcccagactcgcgcggagacgaaggtcctcccggcgaggcgagcggtAAGCGCCacggcagcggagaggcggaagcagtgcagagagagacattcggcgcgcccgacggaggagaagagagctcacagcgcggcggagacaagcGCCACACGTGCTGCGCCGATGAG CTTTGTTCTGCCGGAAGTTCTGCGGCAAGCCAATCGACCGCAGACGTGGACGTAGCCATGGGCTCGGAGGAACTGCGGCACGCCTCCGATCTCTCGTCCCTCGCGGCGAGTGAAGGCCCGAAGGCCGTGGACGCAtcgtcttccgctgccttccATCTGCCTACCTCGATTCAcgcgttttctccctcgtcgccgtcctcgcggccgtcctcggcgtcttcctgcTCGGGGGCAGAGctctgtctgccgcctcgcctgccgctgggCGCGGGCTCGCTTCGCGGGGCGACCTCCGGCCTGATTctgccggcgaaggagacaggcgggGAGAGTGTGAGCGCCGgctcggaggcggcggacgctggAGTGTGCTCGTGTCCgcacagccgcagcgcgacgcggtgTTGCTGCTACGATATCTCTCCGCCGTTTTTCTTTACGACGGcatccgcctcgtctccatacacctcgcccgcgtcgttcCAGCCCTTCCTGCTCCCGCCCGCGAACCTCCTCtacgcgctgtcgctgccggctgcctccgctctcgacggcggaggcggcagccccgtcgccgcgtcttctgccgccgcgctgtcAGGTCTTCCCGGTGCCGCGAGCTTCTCGCCCatcctcgcgcccgcgctcgccggaCTGCTCGCCTGCCCAGGCTTCGCGCTGCACGCCGCCGGGGGTcacggccgcgacggcgagagcgaggactCTGGCAAGTCTTTCCTCACGCAGCTGCTCCTGACCTCGAAGAAGTGGCGGCGCATCAGCAAGTTCGTCAG CGTGCAGACGCGCGGACCGTCAATGGATATCACCAATCCGTCGAATTTCATGCCTGTG gaggaagcgaggcgtGTGAAGGAGGAGCGGAAGCGACAAGAAAAACTGCAGCAGCACAGCGAAGGGCGCCACCGAAAGTCGCGCTCGGAGAAGAAA CAtcgacggagagaggagcAGCGCCTAATGTGGCAGGACCAGCGCGAGGTGCATCAAAACTCGCGACCGGAACCCGGCGTGCTGCGAGACGACCTCGACGCCTTTCAGCACGGCGGGCGGCACCATCGTCGCCACCACCATAAGGGCCTCGAAAAATGA